The following are encoded together in the Methylomonas methanica MC09 genome:
- a CDS encoding FecR family protein, whose product MMKMSITMLALVLSLLSADIWAESDVLGFVKIVEGDASITGEQGTVPALPGAPLYMGNLLKTGEKGRMGVTFKDNTIMSLGPDTELRIDEYLFAPAKSELKLAASLLKGTLHYISGVIAKLKPEAVSVKTPAGIIGVRGTRFLAKAEAE is encoded by the coding sequence ATGATGAAAATGAGTATAACAATGCTGGCACTGGTTTTAAGCCTGTTGTCGGCTGATATATGGGCCGAGAGCGATGTGTTGGGGTTTGTGAAAATTGTCGAAGGTGACGCCAGTATCACGGGGGAGCAAGGCACTGTTCCCGCACTGCCGGGTGCGCCGTTGTACATGGGTAATTTACTGAAAACGGGTGAGAAAGGGCGTATGGGCGTGACCTTTAAAGACAATACCATCATGTCCTTGGGCCCCGATACCGAGCTTCGTATCGACGAATATCTGTTTGCGCCGGCCAAAAGCGAGCTGAAATTGGCGGCGAGTTTGCTCAAAGGTACCTTGCACTACATTTCCGGCGTGATTGCCAAGCTTAAGCCGGAAGCCGTATCGGTAAAAACGCCGGCCGGCATTATCGGCGTTAGAGGCACGCGTTTTTTGGCTAAGGCGGAGGCGGAATAA
- a CDS encoding FKBP-type peptidyl-prolyl cis-trans isomerase, whose translation MFSMANATTPAENKAAGEKFLADNAQNAGIVTTASGLQYFVFTEGTGASPKATDNVTVHYKGTTIDGKEFDSSYGRGAPATFPLNRVIAGWTEGLQLMKEGAKYRFFIPSKLAYGERGAGRDIGPNAALIFDVELIKVN comes from the coding sequence ATGTTCTCTATGGCCAACGCCACCACTCCCGCCGAAAACAAAGCCGCCGGCGAAAAATTCCTGGCGGACAACGCCCAAAATGCCGGCATCGTTACCACGGCCAGCGGGCTACAATATTTTGTGTTCACCGAAGGTACCGGCGCATCGCCCAAAGCGACCGACAATGTTACCGTGCATTACAAAGGCACCACCATAGACGGCAAGGAGTTCGACAGCTCGTACGGCCGCGGCGCGCCGGCCACTTTCCCGCTCAACCGGGTCATCGCCGGCTGGACAGAAGGCTTGCAGTTGATGAAAGAAGGCGCGAAATACCGTTTTTTCATTCCGTCCAAGCTGGCCTACGGCGAGCGCGGCGCCGGCCGTGACATTGGCCCCAACGCCGCTTTGATTTTCGACGTGGAATTGATCAAGGTCAATTAA
- a CDS encoding OmpA family protein produces the protein MLKHDISTVTVLPLRAITLLFALGLSGCSQSYVVLLAEEDGSLGKVEVTTPQGTTLLENNRDAVNLKGEAGKTFVASEQRIKEDFGAAMAASPEKPKPFYLYFEGGTATLTAESQADIPKIIAEIKRRPAADISIIGHTDTVGDDQTNAVLSLERAKSVAALFAEAMPDAGKVTVDSHGEKNLLVATPDNTDEPKNRRVEVTVR, from the coding sequence ATGTTGAAGCATGATATCAGTACTGTAACAGTTCTCCCCTTACGGGCGATAACCCTGTTGTTTGCCTTGGGGCTAAGCGGCTGTTCTCAATCTTACGTGGTGTTGTTGGCGGAAGAGGACGGCAGCCTCGGAAAAGTGGAGGTTACCACCCCGCAAGGTACCACTTTATTGGAAAATAACCGGGACGCCGTGAATCTGAAAGGCGAAGCCGGGAAAACGTTTGTGGCCAGCGAGCAGCGGATCAAGGAAGACTTCGGTGCCGCAATGGCGGCCAGTCCGGAAAAACCAAAACCGTTTTATTTGTACTTTGAAGGCGGCACGGCGACGTTGACGGCGGAGTCCCAGGCCGATATTCCTAAAATCATCGCCGAGATAAAACGGCGCCCGGCGGCGGATATTTCCATTATCGGCCATACCGACACGGTCGGCGATGATCAAACCAATGCTGTTTTGAGTTTGGAAAGAGCGAAATCGGTAGCGGCCTTATTTGCGGAAGCAATGCCGGACGCCGGCAAGGTAACGGTGGATTCGCACGGGGAAAAGAATTTATTGGTAGCAACCCCGGATAACACCGATGAACCCAAAAACCGCCGGGTTGAGGTCACGGTCAGATAA